Part of the Paludisphaera borealis genome, CCAGCGGCCGACGGCGTCGTAGTTCTCGAACGCGAAGCCGAGCGCGTCCATCTGCTGATGGCACGAGGCGCACTGGGGGTCGGCCCGGTGTTGCTCCATCCGGTCGCGGAGCGAGGCGGCGTCGACGGCGTGCTTGTCGTCGGCCAGCTCGGGGACGTTGGGGGGCTGCGGCGGCGGGGGCGTGCCGAGGATCTGCTGCAAGATCCACTTCCCGCGCTTCACCGGCGACGTCCGGTTCGGGTTCGAGGTCAGCGTCAGCACGCTGGCCTGCGTGAGCACCCCGCCCCGGCGGCGGTCGGTCAGCGGCGTCTTCCGGAACGCCTCGCCTTCCACCCCGTCGATCCCGTAATGGCGGGCCAGGGGCTCGTTCAGGAACGTGTAGTCGGAATCGAGCAATTCCAGCACGCTGCGATCGTTGCGGAGGACGTGGGCGAAGTAAAGCTCGGTCTCCTTCCGCATCGCGCCGCGGAGCGCGGCGTCGAAGCCGGGGAACAGGCTGGGGTCGGGGGTCGAGCCCTCCAGGCCGCGAAGCTGGAGCCACTGGCCGATGAAGTTCGCGACCAGGGCGCTCGACTTCGGATCGTCGAGCATCCGGTTCACCTCGCGGCGGAGGTTCGCTCGCAGCGTCCCCGCGCGGGCCTCCTTGAAGAGGGCCTCGTCGGGCATGCTGCTCCAGAGGAAGTACGACAGCCGGCTGGCCAGCTCGAACTCCGAGAGCGGCCGGTCGACGCTGGCCTGGGCCTCGTCGGGCTCGATCAGGAACAGGAACCGGGGCGAGGCCAGGATCGTCGTGAGCGCGATCTGCACCGAGCGCTCGAAGCTCTCGCCCCGGTCGTCGGCCAGCCGGAAGATCTTCAACAGGCGATCGATCTCCTCGGTCGTCGCCGGTCGGCGGAAGGCCCGGTCGGCGAACCGGGCGATCACCTCGCGCCCGCAGTCGAGCCGCGACGCGTCGCCGTATTCGGGCGTGCGGAAGAGGATGCGGCGGTGCGACTCGGGGAGGTCGGCGTCGTTGACGACGAGCGGGCCGTGGACGACCATCGAATCGACATGAAGGCCCCGGTCGCCGCCGTACCGCTGGTCGCCGCTGACGTTGTCGGCGACGGTCTTCGGCTTGGCGACGTTCTCGCTGTCCGACTGGCCGGGCGCGAGCGCGACGTGGACCATGCCGTCCCCCTCGGCGACCTTCAGCCAGTAGCGGTAGACGACCGTCTCGTCCTGCACCCGAGCGGCCTCGACGGTGCGGCGGTCCTTGCCAAAGCCGATGATGAGTCGGGGGGGCGCGACCGATTCGTCGACCCCCACCCGCACCAGGCTGAAGTTCGCCAGATAACGCCCGGGCTTGAGCTTGTGCGCGAACTCGACCGGCTTGTCGGGGGGGAGCGGGTAGGTCTGCAACCCGATCAGCTCGATCGGCGGGAACCCGGCGACGTCCGGCGGCTTGATCGCTTCGCGGAGGGCGGCCTCGGCGGCGTCGAGGTATTTCTCGACGTGCACGGGCGAGACGTTCAAGGCCGAGCCGACGTTGTCGTAGCCGAAACTGATGTCGTCGGCCGGGAAGGCCGCGGCCAGGTGGAGGTCGAGGCCCAGCAGGTCGCGGATCGTGTTGTCATACTCTTGCCGGTTCAGCCGGCGGATCACCACCGGAGCCGACTTATCCTTGTCGCCGCACTGGGCGGCCAGGTAGTCGCTCTCGATCCACGACGTGACCGATTCCAGCTCCGCCAGCGTCGGCCGGGGCTTGTTCGGCGGCGGCATCACGCCGGCCTCGAGCGCGTCGAGCACGCGGAGCCACGTCTTGCCGTCCTTGAGGGCCTCGGCCTGATCGGCGAACTGATCGAGGGCGATATCCCCCTTGGCGTCGCCCTCCATGTGGCAATCGATGCAGTACCGCTCGATCATCGGCAGCGCCTTGCGCTGGAACGAATCGAGCGGCTTCGCGTCTTCCGCCCTTCCTTCCGTCGGCGCGAACGCGAACGCCAGCGCCAGGGCGAGGAGTCCTAGTCGGTCGCGGACGTGTTCCGTGGAAACCAAGCCGTGCCTCCATCCTTCGTCGTCGGTCGCGTCGGGCTTCGCGTACCTCTTGATAAGCGTATCAGCGACGAAACGAGCCTCCAAGTCCAGGAATTTCCTCAAATGCTACGACTTGCCATCCGCCCGGACTCCGAATAAGATCGTTTACAGCCGCCTATTACAAACGTCATTGAGATTTTCTTGATCGACGACCGGAGCCTACGCGTGTCCATCTCCGTAACGTGCGAATGCGGGCGGCGGTTCGAGATGCTGGACGAGTACGCGGGCCTTCGCGTCCGATGTCCGGGTTGTGGGGGAGAACTGACCCTGCCCGAGCCCGCGTCTCCTGGAGCGTGGCTCCTCCCGGAGGAGCCGGAGCCGACGGCGACGAGCGGCAAGGCGATCGCGAGCCTTGCGCTGGGGGCGCTTTTCTTCTTCGCTTGTCTTAGCGGCCTGCCTGCCATCCTCATCGGCCGCGATGCTCTGAAGGACATCAACCGGAGCAAAGGGCGGCTTCGCGGCAGGGGGATGGCGATCTCCGGGATCGTCCTCGGGGTGATCGGCTGCCTGTTCACGCTCGCGATCCTGATGCCTGCGAGGCAATCGGCCCGTGATGCCGCCCGGCGCGCCCAGTGCGTCAATAATCTCAAACAGCTCGGTCTCGCGATGCACAACTATCATGACGTCAACGACCGACTCCCTGCCGCCGCGATCGTCGACAAGGACGGCAGGCCGCTGTTGAGCTGGCGGGTCGCCATCCTGCCCTACCTGGATTCGGGGTCTGTGTACACGAAGTTTCATCTCGACGAGCCGTGGGACAGCTCTCACAATATCGCCCTGCTCGAATCGATGCCGAGCGTCTACGCATGCCCGAGCGACAGAGAATTGAAACCGGGGATGACCGGTTATCAGGTCGTCGTCGGTCCCAAAACGGCCTTCACGCCGGACTTCAAGCTGTTGCGGATCGCGGACTTCACCGACGGTACGACCAACACCCTCCTCATCGGTGAGTCCCGCCGCGCCGTCCCCTGGACCAAGCCCGAGGATCTCCCCTTCGACGGCGCGCTCCCACTCCACGGCCTGGGCAGCCAGCACGGCTACCACAACAACTGCTTCAATGGCCTGTTCGTTAACGACTCGGTCCGGTTCCTCAAGAACAGGATCGCCCCAGGCGTTCTCGACGCGCTTCTCACTCGCAACGGGGGCGAGGTGCTCGCGCCGGACAGTTACTAGAGGGGACGCAGCGATGGACCCTATGATGACATTCCCTCTCGATCGCAGTTCGCCACGGCAGTCAAATAAGGGTCGGGAGGCTGCCGTGGTCCAGCTTTCCACCGCCGTAACGTTTGCACCCAGTCGAGCGTCGTAAATCGTCTTCCAATTACAAATGCAGTTTTGATTCTCTTTGACGACCGGAGCCCGCTCGTGTCCATCTTCGTCACATGCGAATGCGGGCGGCGGTTCGAGATGCCGGACGAGTTCGCGGGCCTTTGCGTACGATGTCCGGGTTGCGGGGATGGGGTGGCAGCGCCGGAGCCCGAGCTCGCGACCTCGCCGGAGGTGCTGTTCATAGGGGACGAGCCCGAGCCGACGGCGACGAGCCTCAAGGCGGTCGTGAGCCTTGTGCTCGGTTCGCTGTTCTTCTTCGCGTGCCTCAGCGGCCTTCCGGCCATCCTCCTCGGCAGCTACGCCCTGCTTGAGATCGGCCGAAGTCAAGGGCGGCTTCGCGGACGGGTGATGGCGATCGCCGGGATCGTCCTCGGGATGATAGGCTGTCTCTACACGTTCTCGATAGGGGATGCAGCACGCCCGCTCGCCCGGCGCGCTCAGTGTCTCAACAACCTCAAGTACATTGCCCTCGCCGTTTACAACTACAACGGGGACAACGGCCACCTGCCCGCCGCCGCGATCACAGACAAGGACGGAAATCCGCTGTTGAGCTGGCGGGTCGCCATCCTCCCATTCCTCGAAGAAGGCGATCTCTACGCGAAGTTCCATCTCGATGAGCCGTGGGACAGCCCCCACAATTTCGCGCTGCTCGACTCGATGCCGTCCGTCTACGCCTGCCCGAGCGACGAATCCCTGAAACCCAGGACGACTGGCTATCTGGCCGTCGTCGGCCCCGGCGCGGCGTTCGAGCCGGACTTCAAGCCGGTGCGGTTCGAGGACTTCTCCGACGGCGCCGACAAGACGATTCTCGTCAGCGAATCTCCTCACGCCGTCCCTTGGACCAAGCCCGAAGACCTCCCATTCGATGGCGTGCTCCCCCTGGCCGTCCTCGGCAGTCACCACGGCTCCCAGAACAACGGCTTCAACGCCTCGTTCGCCGACGGCTCTGTCCGGTTCCTCAAGTGCGCGATTCGTCCGAGCGTCCTTCACGCGCTCCTCACTCGCAACGGCGGCGAGACGTTCTCGACCGACAGCTATTAGCGCGGCTTGCTCCTGGGACGGATCTGCGCTCAGGTCGAGGCTCGGCCTCCGAGGGATTGACCTCCGATGTTATGATCTACCAGCAGAGGAGTATGCACGGGACGCTCGGCCTCCAGGTCCGAATACCAGCCCGAAGCGCCAGCGAGTGAATTTCCGTTCGTCCGTTGGAATCCATTCACTCGCTGGCGCTTCGGGCTTGTATTTCGTTCAGGCGTCGGGCTTCAGGGGTTGAGGAGAGGGCCATGGCTCATCCGGCGGGTTTGGTGGCTTCGATCCAGGTGGGGCGTCCGCAGCTACGCGGGAGTGAAGACGCCGACAATCCGTGGGACAGCCAGTGGTTCAGCGGGTTTTGCAAGGACGCCGTGGCCGGGCCGGTCGCCCTCCGCTGGACGAACCTCGACGGCGACGAGCAGGCCGACCTCGTTTATCACGGCGGCGTCGACAAAGCGGTCTGCTGCTATGCGGCAGTCCACTACGACGCCTGGCGGCGCGAGCTGGAGAAGCCCGATCTGGCCTTCGGCGCGTTCGGCGAGAACTTCACGATCGACGGCCTCGCCGAGCCCGACGTCTGCATCGGCGACGTCTGGCGCGTCGGCTCGGCGGTCGTGCAGGTCTCCCAGCCCCGGCAACCCTGCTGGAAGCTCGCCCGCCGCTGGAAGATCAAGACCCTGACCCTCCAGGTCCAGCAGACCGGCCGCACCGGCTGGTACTTCCGCGTGCTCTACGAAGGCGTCGTCGCCCCGAACACGCCCCTCACCCTCGACGACCGCCCCCACCCCGACTGGACCATCGCCCGCGCCAACCGGATCATGCACATCGATAAATCCGACCTACCCTCCGCCGCCGCCCTCGCCGCGCTTCCCCCCCTCTCGGCAAGCTGGAAAGCCACGCTTGCCGATCGGATTGAGAAAGGCGTCGAACCTAACGCAAGACGCCGGCTGGAAGGCCGGGATTGAGGCCGACCGGCCGGAGGGCCCTCCGCTTGTCGCGAACCGGGTCACGTCCCCGGATGCTTGACGCCCGCCGCCTTGGAGGCTTTGCTGATCCAGTCCATCATGGGACGCAACGCGGCGACGTCCATTCCGCGGATCGTGTCTTCGTTCTGGTACATGCGGCCGAGCGATTTGAAGATCCCGGGGTCGCCGCCGGTGAAGGCGGTGATGAGCGCGAACCAGCGACGGGCCAGCTCGGCCGCTTGCGGGGCGGTCGGGTCGAGGCCGGCGTCCATCGCGGTTTTCACTTCGACTTGAAGCTCGGCCCACGGATTGGGCGCCTGCTGGATGACCTCCTCGCCGACCTCTTGCCGGCGCTGGTTCAGGTACTCCATCTGCTCCGGCGTGTAGTATTTCTCGATCATCGTCATCCCCTCGATCGTGGTCAGAAACGCGTCGGCGGAGACGACTTCCGCCTTGTCCAGGGCGTCGGCGAGGGCCGTCAGCCGGCCTTCGAGGCGCTTCAGTTCGGCCACCTGGCCGCGAATCCGGTCCAGGTGCAGGCGGACCACCTGGCGCGGGTCGTAGTCGGACCGGTCCAGGTGGTCGCGGATCTGTTCCAGGCCGAAGCCCAGCAGCTTGAGCGACGTGATCTGCTGCAACCGCGCGACGTCGGAAGCGCTGTACAGCCGATGCCCCGCGCCATGGGCCGAGTCGGTCCGGCCCGACGGGCTCAGCAGGCCCATCGCGCCGTAATGGTGGAGCGTGCGGACCGTCAGGCCGGTCCGTTCGGCCAGCTCTCCCACCTTCCAGAAACGCGCCGACGCAACCGGTTCGCCTGGTCTTCGCGGCATGAGCCGATCTCCTCTCCTCGCGCCGCCTCGTTAGTCAACGCCCGTCGCAGGCATGGTAAGACCTGACGCGACGTCAGGTTCAAGTGAGTCGTGGAAGAAAAATCTTCTCGCCACTCCCGAACCCTTCAGCTTCCCTCGAAAGAGCTCCCAACCACCCCTGATATGGAGGCGCGTAGCGCCACTTTGAAGGGCGAAGCCTTCCGAATGCCGCCCGCGCGGCGGGATCGCCCATTTTTGGTTTTTACTGTACGTCTGTTGACTTCCTGCCGATAGCTGATTCTAATCCCCGAATCCGACGACGCCCTCACCAACTGCAAGCAAGGAGACCGGACATGACCAAGATGATGACCTGCCTGTGGTTCGACCGTGGCAAGGCCCGCGAGGCGGCCGAGTTCTATGCGAGCGTGTTCCCCGACAGTCACGTCGGGAAAGCTCACCCCTCCGCCGTGCACCTCCCGTCCGCGAAAGTGGGCGAGGATCTCACCGTCGAGTTCACCGTCCTTGGCCAGGCTTACATCGGCCTGAATGGCGGACCGAATTTCAAGCCGAACGAAGCTGTGAGCTTCATGATCCTGACCGAGAACCAGGAAGAGACCGACCGGTACTGGGACGCGATCGTGGGCAACGGCGGACAGGAGAGCGCTTGCGGCTGGTGCAAGGACCGCTGGGGCTTCTCCTGGCAGATCACGCCGCGCGTGCTGCTCGAGGCGACGACCGACCCGGATCGCGCCGCCGCCAAGCGAGCGATGGAGGCCATGATGACGATGACGAAGATCGACATCGCCGCGATCGAGGCCGCACGCGAAGGCCGGTGAGCTTGACGCGCCGGCTTCCCTGGAGAAACCTAGGGTGAACGGCCGCCGCATGAAGTCCAAGAGTCAACGTCAGGGAGTCGTTTCGATGAATTCGTATCGGCTTGCGCGCTCGTTCTTTATCGTCGGTCTGGCTCTGGCCGGCTTGATCGCCTCCGGTCCGTCGTCCATCCAGGGGGTGCCGGCGACGGACGACGAGGCGGTTCGCGAGGTGGTGCGAAAGTACGTCGACGCCCGCGAGGCCGCGGACCCCAAGGCCATCGAGGGCCTGTTCACGGCCGACGCCGACCAGCTCGTCTCCGACGGGACCTGGCGGCGCGGCCGCGACGCGCTGGTTCGCGGCATGCTCGAATCCTCGCGCAAGAATCCGGCCAAGCGAACGATCGCCGTCGAGTCGGTCCGCTTCCTCGCCCCCGACGTCGCCTTGGCCGACGGCCGCTACCTGCAAGCAGGCCGCACCGAGGCCGAGACTCGCGCCATGTGGACGACGATCACCCTCAAGCGCACGGCCGACGGCTGGAAGATCGCCGCCATCCGCAACATGCTCCCGGCCATGGCGACGCCGGCGAAGAAGTGAGGTCTCATCGCTGGAACCGGAAGACGGTCTTCCAGTCGTTCTTCATGTCGACCACGAGCCAGCCGCGCGCGGGGGCTTCGTCGAGCGCCTTGGCGAGGCGGCCGGAGTGCGAGTCGCGGTCGTAGGCCCATTCGCGGTCGGCGTCGGTGTGGTGGACGATCAGGCCGAGGCGAGAGCCGGGGCCGGCGGTGGTCCAGCGGAGCAGCTCGTAGTCGCCGTCGGAGTTGCCGAACGCCGCGATCGGGCGACGTCCGGCGGCTCGATAAATGCCATCGGGCTTGCCGGCGCGGTCGTCGATGAACGCGACCTCGGGCAGACGGATCAGGACCGGCTTGCCCTCGCGCTCCTCGTAGCGGACCTTGACGGAGCTGCCGACCACCTGCTCGGGAGGCACGCCGTAGACTCACTCGGCCCAAGGGCGCATGAACTCGACGCCCCCGCCGGAGACGATGTACGTCGTGAAGCCGTTGGCCCGCAAGTAGGCCAGCAGCTCCAGCATCGGCTGATAGACCAGCTCGGTGTACGGCTTCTTGAACCGAGGATGCTCGGCGGTCGCCAGCCAATCCTCGACGATCCGCTGGAATGCGTCGACGTCCATCCCGGTGTGCGTGGCGGCGACGATCTCGACGACCTGGTGGGTGGAAAGCGTCAAAGTCCCTTCGAGGCCGTTTTCGATCACCGACTTGAACGGTTGCTTATCCTTCCAGTCGGGGTGCTCGGCGGCCAGGGCCTTGACGCGGTCGATCAGGAACGCGGCCTGGACGTAAGTGGGCTGCTCGCTCCAGAGCGTGCCGTCGTTGTCGAACGCCGCGACGCGGTCGGCGACCGGCACGAAGTCGGGGCCTCCTTGCTTCACGACCCGCTCCACGAAGGAGACGACGGCCCGCTTGGTCGGCGACTCATTCCACGAGGCGAGCGGATCGTCGGCGAACGCCGGGGCGGACAGCACCGACGTGAGCAGTACGGCTGCGGTCGCCGACGCGGAGCGAGACGTCATGCCCATGGCGGTCGTCATCTGGGCGAGCCTCAGTTCATGAGAGATTGGGAACCAATCGATCAAACCCGAATTCTATCGCGGCGTTTCGTCGGGTTGCACGCGTCTTTTCATAATCCCTCCTGATGAGAAGCGTGAGCGCGAAGCCCTGTCCCTCCAGGCGGCCGAGGCTTGGCTCTCTCTTGGTTTGATATTAAATCTATTGATATAGTGGGAATTGGGGCTGATAATCCGCTCCTCTCTCCAAATGGTTTTCAACGCATTTCGCCTGGAGTGCGTTGTTTCAACGCGTAACGCCCGTGGCATGTCGTCGCGAGGAAGGTTCTCCGATCTCCTTCCGCGGCCCGTCCACGGCCTTTCCACGGCGCAACTGGATTGTTCTCGGGAGTTTTTGATGAGAGCGCATGTGCAAGTGAAGATGGGGCGCTCTCGGCGCGCGTTCACGCTGATCGAGTTGTTGGTGGTGATCGCGATCATCGCCGTTTTGATCGGCCTGCTGCTGCCGGCGGTGCAGGCCGCCCGCGAGGCGGCTCGGAGAGCCCAGTGCGTCAACCACTTGAAGCAGTTGGGGCTGGCGATGAGCAATTACCACGACGCGCTCGGGTCGTTCCCCATCGGACGGCAAGGGATCAACCGACCTCCGGGAGATCCGGGTTATCGTGGCGACCCGTCCGGCTCGAAGAGTCGTCGGACGTGGGCGTGGCTGGTCCTGCCTTACATCGAGCAGGCCAACATTTCCAATGCGATCAATTTCAACCTCGCCTACTCCGACGCGACCCACGCCCAAGACACGGCGCTGATTCCGAGAATCTCGATCTACTCTTGCCCGTCCGATCCGAATGCGGGGATCGTCAACGCGGGGGCGTTCAAATTCCCGCTCGGCAACTATATGGTGAACTGGGGCAACACACATTACTTCCAGGGCGCCACGGAGAATCCCTACGCGGGCCCGGCCGGCGGCGACGTGGTTCCGTTTCTGGGCGCTCCGTTCTCGCTCGACCGATCGTTCGGTATTTCGAGCCTGACGGACGGGGCGAGCAATACGCTGTTGATGAGCGAGGTCATCATCGGGGTCCCCAACGGCTCGAACCTCGACCACCGCGGCTTGCATTTCAACGACGACATGAGTTGCTCCATGTTCACGACGTACACGACCCCCAACACCAAGACGCCGGACCAGTTGAAGAGCCCATACTGCCAGTATCCATTCTCGTCGAATCCGCCGTGCATCGTGGGGCTGCCATCGTTCGCCGCCGCTCGGAGTTATCACGCCGGCGGAGTCTCAGGCTTGTTCGGCGACGGCAGTGTGCGATTCTTCAAGGATTCGATCTCCCCGCCGACCTGGCGCGCGCTCGGCACCTCGAGAGGGGGAGAGATCGTCTCCTCCGATTCGTACTGACTCTCCAATGCTGGTACCACAACAGGGAAACGAGCGAATGAAGATCCGTCCTCTTCTTGTCATGCTCATCGCGGCGTCGGCTCAATCCGCCGCCGCCGCCGCCGAGAAACCGCCGAACGTCGTCTTGATCATCTCCGACGACCACGCCTGGACCGACTATTCGTTCAATGGACACCCGCACATCCGGACGCCTCACATCGACGGCCTCGCCGCTCAGGGGTTGACGTACCGCCGCGGCTACGTCCCATCGAGCCTCTGTTCGCCGAGCCTGGCGTCGATTCTGACCGGCAGATACGCGCATCAGCACAAGGTCACGAGCAACGACCCCCCGTTGCCGCCGGGGAAGACCGGGAAGGCCGCCTACGACGATGCGGCCTTTCGCGGGCAGCGCAAGGAGATGGTCGGGTTCATCGAGTCGATCCCGACGATCCCCAGGCAGTTGGCTCAGCGTGGGTACGTCAGTTTCGAGTCGGGCAAGTGGTGGGGCGGGAACTACAAGAGCGGCGGCTTCACGTCGGGGATGACGCACGGCGACCCGGATCACGGCGGTCGACACGGCGACGTCGGCCTGACGATCGGGCGCGAGACCATGAAGCCGGTGTTCGACTTCATCGACGAGTCGACCGAATCGGGGAAACCGTTCTTCCTCTGGTACGCTCCGATGATGCCGCATCAGCCGCACAACCCGCCCGCGCGGCTGCTCGACAAGCACCAGAACAAAGCGCCGAGTCTTGATGTGGCGAAGTACTGGGCGATGGTCGAATGGTTCGACGAAACGTGCGGCCAGTTGCTCGACCATCTCGACGCGAAGGGGGTCGCGAAGGACACGCTCGTCGTCTACCTGTCCGACAACGGCTGGATCCAGGACCCGGCCGCCCCTCGCTACGCCCCCCGGTCGAAGCAGTCCCAGTACGACGGCGGCTTGCGGACCCCGATCATCCTCCGCTGGCCCGGGAAGATTCAGCCGGGCGAATCAGATCGACTCGCCTCGTCGATCGACCTGGCGCCCACGATCCTGGCTGCGGCCGACCTGAAGCCCGCGCCCGAGATGCAAGGCGTCAACCTCCTGGACGCGTCGGCCGTGAAAGCCCGCGAGGCGATCTTCGGCGAGATCTTCACCCATAACGCCGTCGACATCCACCGCCCCTCCACCAGTCTCCGCTATCGCTGGACCATCGCCGGCGACTGGAAACTGATCCTCCCGGCTCGTCAGAACGAGCCCGACGCCCCCATCGAACTCTACAACCTCGCCGCCGACCCGGCGGAATCGAAAAACCTGGCCGAGCAAAACTCCTCGAAAGTCGCCGAGCTGCGCCGACTCATCACGAACTGGTGGACTCCCGGCTGACGGTCCGGGACGCCTGGGTCAGATTACAAGCCCGAAGCGCTAGCGAGTGAATCGATTCGAACGGCCGACCGGAAATTCACTCGCTGGCGCTTCGGGCTTCCATTTCGCTCCCCGATCGTCCCACGGGCCATTTTCATGGCAACCATCATGACGCCTCTGGGTGGCTGTGGCGGAACGCCACAGATGCGGAGGCCTCGGCCACCCTCCTGTGGCGTCGCTTCGCTCCTCCACAGCCACCCATCGCTCCCAGACTGACGCAATTCCAGGACGGTCGGTGCTTTATGCGAACGAGAAGAATGATTTGACGAACGCGGCGGGTGAACTATGTTGGCACGACTGATGAGGGCGAACCGCGTTGCGCAACATTCGAGAGGGAGGTCGAGATGTCCGACGCCCGGGCGGCTGACGACTGGGAGGTGTGGTGGGACGCCAGGACGGCCGCCTTGGAGGACGTTCTCGGGGAGTCCGACGACGTCGTCGGGCATGCCGTGATCCCCTTCCCGTTGGGCGTCGAAGCGGGGGGCGCGGCGGACGTCCTGTATTTTCGCAAGCACGTTCCCGGCGTCGTGACCGT contains:
- a CDS encoding DUF1592 domain-containing protein; translation: MVSTEHVRDRLGLLALALAFAFAPTEGRAEDAKPLDSFQRKALPMIERYCIDCHMEGDAKGDIALDQFADQAEALKDGKTWLRVLDALEAGVMPPPNKPRPTLAELESVTSWIESDYLAAQCGDKDKSAPVVIRRLNRQEYDNTIRDLLGLDLHLAAAFPADDISFGYDNVGSALNVSPVHVEKYLDAAEAALREAIKPPDVAGFPPIELIGLQTYPLPPDKPVEFAHKLKPGRYLANFSLVRVGVDESVAPPRLIIGFGKDRRTVEAARVQDETVVYRYWLKVAEGDGMVHVALAPGQSDSENVAKPKTVADNVSGDQRYGGDRGLHVDSMVVHGPLVVNDADLPESHRRILFRTPEYGDASRLDCGREVIARFADRAFRRPATTEEIDRLLKIFRLADDRGESFERSVQIALTTILASPRFLFLIEPDEAQASVDRPLSEFELASRLSYFLWSSMPDEALFKEARAGTLRANLRREVNRMLDDPKSSALVANFIGQWLQLRGLEGSTPDPSLFPGFDAALRGAMRKETELYFAHVLRNDRSVLELLDSDYTFLNEPLARHYGIDGVEGEAFRKTPLTDRRRGGVLTQASVLTLTSNPNRTSPVKRGKWILQQILGTPPPPQPPNVPELADDKHAVDAASLRDRMEQHRADPQCASCHQQMDALGFAFENYDAVGRWRSTDGTFPIDPSGELTGGRKFSGVGELKNILGSTSTKKFTQCLVKNMLTYGLGRGLEPADYCAVEEIRGRLAGDGYKIRGIVFGIVESRAFQYRGVAP
- a CDS encoding DUF1559 domain-containing protein — encoded protein: MSISVTCECGRRFEMLDEYAGLRVRCPGCGGELTLPEPASPGAWLLPEEPEPTATSGKAIASLALGALFFFACLSGLPAILIGRDALKDINRSKGRLRGRGMAISGIVLGVIGCLFTLAILMPARQSARDAARRAQCVNNLKQLGLAMHNYHDVNDRLPAAAIVDKDGRPLLSWRVAILPYLDSGSVYTKFHLDEPWDSSHNIALLESMPSVYACPSDRELKPGMTGYQVVVGPKTAFTPDFKLLRIADFTDGTTNTLLIGESRRAVPWTKPEDLPFDGALPLHGLGSQHGYHNNCFNGLFVNDSVRFLKNRIAPGVLDALLTRNGGEVLAPDSY
- a CDS encoding DUF1559 domain-containing protein — encoded protein: MAAPEPELATSPEVLFIGDEPEPTATSLKAVVSLVLGSLFFFACLSGLPAILLGSYALLEIGRSQGRLRGRVMAIAGIVLGMIGCLYTFSIGDAARPLARRAQCLNNLKYIALAVYNYNGDNGHLPAAAITDKDGNPLLSWRVAILPFLEEGDLYAKFHLDEPWDSPHNFALLDSMPSVYACPSDESLKPRTTGYLAVVGPGAAFEPDFKPVRFEDFSDGADKTILVSESPHAVPWTKPEDLPFDGVLPLAVLGSHHGSQNNGFNASFADGSVRFLKCAIRPSVLHALLTRNGGETFSTDSY
- a CDS encoding MOSC domain-containing protein, with translation MAHPAGLVASIQVGRPQLRGSEDADNPWDSQWFSGFCKDAVAGPVALRWTNLDGDEQADLVYHGGVDKAVCCYAAVHYDAWRRELEKPDLAFGAFGENFTIDGLAEPDVCIGDVWRVGSAVVQVSQPRQPCWKLARRWKIKTLTLQVQQTGRTGWYFRVLYEGVVAPNTPLTLDDRPHPDWTIARANRIMHIDKSDLPSAAALAALPPLSASWKATLADRIEKGVEPNARRRLEGRD
- a CDS encoding MerR family transcriptional regulator, with the translated sequence MPRRPGEPVASARFWKVGELAERTGLTVRTLHHYGAMGLLSPSGRTDSAHGAGHRLYSASDVARLQQITSLKLLGFGLEQIRDHLDRSDYDPRQVVRLHLDRIRGQVAELKRLEGRLTALADALDKAEVVSADAFLTTIEGMTMIEKYYTPEQMEYLNQRRQEVGEEVIQQAPNPWAELQVEVKTAMDAGLDPTAPQAAELARRWFALITAFTGGDPGIFKSLGRMYQNEDTIRGMDVAALRPMMDWISKASKAAGVKHPGT
- a CDS encoding VOC family protein gives rise to the protein MTKMMTCLWFDRGKAREAAEFYASVFPDSHVGKAHPSAVHLPSAKVGEDLTVEFTVLGQAYIGLNGGPNFKPNEAVSFMILTENQEETDRYWDAIVGNGGQESACGWCKDRWGFSWQITPRVLLEATTDPDRAAAKRAMEAMMTMTKIDIAAIEAAREGR
- a CDS encoding YybH family protein: MNSYRLARSFFIVGLALAGLIASGPSSIQGVPATDDEAVREVVRKYVDAREAADPKAIEGLFTADADQLVSDGTWRRGRDALVRGMLESSRKNPAKRTIAVESVRFLAPDVALADGRYLQAGRTEAETRAMWTTITLKRTADGWKIAAIRNMLPAMATPAKK
- a CDS encoding DUF1559 domain-containing protein, with the protein product MRAHVQVKMGRSRRAFTLIELLVVIAIIAVLIGLLLPAVQAAREAARRAQCVNHLKQLGLAMSNYHDALGSFPIGRQGINRPPGDPGYRGDPSGSKSRRTWAWLVLPYIEQANISNAINFNLAYSDATHAQDTALIPRISIYSCPSDPNAGIVNAGAFKFPLGNYMVNWGNTHYFQGATENPYAGPAGGDVVPFLGAPFSLDRSFGISSLTDGASNTLLMSEVIIGVPNGSNLDHRGLHFNDDMSCSMFTTYTTPNTKTPDQLKSPYCQYPFSSNPPCIVGLPSFAAARSYHAGGVSGLFGDGSVRFFKDSISPPTWRALGTSRGGEIVSSDSY
- a CDS encoding sulfatase encodes the protein MKIRPLLVMLIAASAQSAAAAAEKPPNVVLIISDDHAWTDYSFNGHPHIRTPHIDGLAAQGLTYRRGYVPSSLCSPSLASILTGRYAHQHKVTSNDPPLPPGKTGKAAYDDAAFRGQRKEMVGFIESIPTIPRQLAQRGYVSFESGKWWGGNYKSGGFTSGMTHGDPDHGGRHGDVGLTIGRETMKPVFDFIDESTESGKPFFLWYAPMMPHQPHNPPARLLDKHQNKAPSLDVAKYWAMVEWFDETCGQLLDHLDAKGVAKDTLVVYLSDNGWIQDPAAPRYAPRSKQSQYDGGLRTPIILRWPGKIQPGESDRLASSIDLAPTILAAADLKPAPEMQGVNLLDASAVKAREAIFGEIFTHNAVDIHRPSTSLRYRWTIAGDWKLILPARQNEPDAPIELYNLAADPAESKNLAEQNSSKVAELRRLITNWWTPG